A stretch of the Zerene cesonia ecotype Mississippi chromosome 4, Zerene_cesonia_1.1, whole genome shotgun sequence genome encodes the following:
- the LOC119839676 gene encoding ubiquitin carboxyl-terminal hydrolase 3-like isoform X1, whose product MECSHLLDNVKLYSELSIEDTTITKNFKCSECSVTEQNWLCLQCGIVSCGRYINGHAKKHSETFDHQVCMSCDMYSVYCYKCDEYVSNDTEEHIIDKIRQSIKSASSKEEDCDTNNDHNEDTDESENNITNESKDKSQNEPSENTTLESSDTCNVDAQSSISETSESKVRVLKNVEEPVRSLRPRSRKRSHSNDSHTSENSMQSSKSKEKKVSPINGKSHRDKKIVGLKNLGNTCFMNAVLQSLNNIQEFSCYFSQLPSLEMKTNGRKVYHSRSYTRQEMHDVIMAEELRKVLINLNNGGCGSKGAISPECLFLVIWKVVPRFRGYQQQDAHEFLRYMLDRLHTELLQLLPPDKAEGGFVPKAPSASIVTAVFGGTLQSEVRCLACGTESKKFDPFLDLSLELPEGGPVSLADCLASFVQIEELADTERYFCSSCKCKQKSTKQFWIRRLPNVLCLHLKRFRWNNYFRTKVDTTITFPLSALDMSRFVLANVPDTRRSGLGNYLYDLAAVIVHHGSGAGSGHYTAFAINEDQWFHFNDQTVRATDSSAVATCKPYIMFYIRREFSLPTAT is encoded by the exons ATGGAATGTTCTCATTTATTAGATAACGTCAAGTTGTATAGCGAACTCAGCATTGAGGACACCACAATCACAAAGAACTTCAAATGTTCAG AATGTTCAGTAACAGAACAGAATTGGCTATGCTTACAATGTGGTATTGTAAGCTGTGGCAGATATATAAACGGACATGCAAAGAAACATTCAGAGACTTTTGACCATCAAGTATGCATGAGTTGTGATATGTACTCAGTTTATTG CTACAAGTGTGATGAATATGTTTCAAATGACACAGAAGAGCATATAATTGACAAAATTAGACAAAGCATCAAGAGTGCTAGCAGCAAAGAAGAAGATTGTGATACTAACAATGATCATAATGAAGATACTGATGaaagtgaaaataatataactaatgaGTCAAAAGATAAGTCACAAAATGAACCTAGTGAAAATACTACCCTGGAATCTTCAGATACTTGTAATGTAGATGCACAGTCAAGTATATCGGAGACCAGTGAAAGTAAAGTTAGAGTATTAAAG aaTGTTGAAGAACCAGTACGTAGCTTACGCCCAAGGTCAAGGAAGCGATCTCATTCCAATGATAGTCACACATCAGAGAACAGTATGCAATCCAGTAAGTCTAAAGAGAAAAAAGTATCACCAATTAACGGGAAAAGTCATAGagacaaaaaaattgttggcTTAAAGAATTTAGGGAATACATGCTTCATGAATGCTGTATTGCAAAGtttgaataacatacaggAGTTTAGCTGCTACTTCAGTCAGTTGCCCTCTTTGGAGATGAAGACCAATGGGAGGAAGGTTTACCACTCCAGAAGCTATACTCGGCAGGAGATGCATGACGTTATTATGGCTGAGGAGCTTAgaaag GTGCTGATAAATCTCAACAACGGTGGATGCGGTTCCAAAGGGGCCATATCTCCGGAATGTCTTTTCCTCGTCATCTGGAAGGTTGTGCCGAGGTTCAGGGGCTATCAGCAACAGGATGCGCACGAGTTTCTCAGATATATGCTTGACAG GTTACACACGGAGTTGCTGCAACTATTGCCTCCGGATAAGGCGGAGGGGGGGTTTGTGCCGAAAGCGCCCTCTGCCTCTATCGTTACTGCGGTATTTGGAGGGACTCTGCAAAGTGAG GTTCGGTGTCTAGCATGCGGCACGGAGAGTAAGAAGTTCGATCCGTTTCTAGATCTTTCTTTGGAACTACCGGAAGGCGGGCCGGTGTCGCTCGCCGACTGTTTGGCCAGCTTCGTACAG ATCGAAGAGCTAGCCGACACGGAGCGTTACTTTTGCAGTAGTTGTAAATGTAAGCAGAAATCAACCAAGCAGTTTTGGATCCGGAGACTCCCCAATGTGTTGTGTCTACATCTGAAGCGGTTTAGATGGAACAATTATTTTAG AACGAAAGTGGACACGACGATCACGTTCCCGCTGAGCGCGCTGGACATGTCGCGGTTCGTGCTCGCCAACGTGCCCGACACGCGCCGCTCCGGCCTCGGCAACTACCTGTACGACCTCGCCGCCGTCATCGTGCATCACGGCTCTGG CGCCGGCTCAGGCCACTACACCGCGTTCGCAATAAACGAAGACCAATGGTTCCACTTCAACGATCAAACGGTTCGCGCCACGGACTCGTCCGCGGTCGCGACGTGCAAGCCCTACATCATGTTCTACATTCGTCGCGAGTTCTCGCTCCCCACCGCTACGTGA
- the LOC119839676 gene encoding ubiquitin carboxyl-terminal hydrolase 3-like isoform X2, which yields MSCDMYSVYCYKCDEYVSNDTEEHIIDKIRQSIKSASSKEEDCDTNNDHNEDTDESENNITNESKDKSQNEPSENTTLESSDTCNVDAQSSISETSESKVRVLKNVEEPVRSLRPRSRKRSHSNDSHTSENSMQSSKSKEKKVSPINGKSHRDKKIVGLKNLGNTCFMNAVLQSLNNIQEFSCYFSQLPSLEMKTNGRKVYHSRSYTRQEMHDVIMAEELRKVLINLNNGGCGSKGAISPECLFLVIWKVVPRFRGYQQQDAHEFLRYMLDRLHTELLQLLPPDKAEGGFVPKAPSASIVTAVFGGTLQSEVRCLACGTESKKFDPFLDLSLELPEGGPVSLADCLASFVQIEELADTERYFCSSCKCKQKSTKQFWIRRLPNVLCLHLKRFRWNNYFRTKVDTTITFPLSALDMSRFVLANVPDTRRSGLGNYLYDLAAVIVHHGSGAGSGHYTAFAINEDQWFHFNDQTVRATDSSAVATCKPYIMFYIRREFSLPTAT from the exons ATGAGTTGTGATATGTACTCAGTTTATTG CTACAAGTGTGATGAATATGTTTCAAATGACACAGAAGAGCATATAATTGACAAAATTAGACAAAGCATCAAGAGTGCTAGCAGCAAAGAAGAAGATTGTGATACTAACAATGATCATAATGAAGATACTGATGaaagtgaaaataatataactaatgaGTCAAAAGATAAGTCACAAAATGAACCTAGTGAAAATACTACCCTGGAATCTTCAGATACTTGTAATGTAGATGCACAGTCAAGTATATCGGAGACCAGTGAAAGTAAAGTTAGAGTATTAAAG aaTGTTGAAGAACCAGTACGTAGCTTACGCCCAAGGTCAAGGAAGCGATCTCATTCCAATGATAGTCACACATCAGAGAACAGTATGCAATCCAGTAAGTCTAAAGAGAAAAAAGTATCACCAATTAACGGGAAAAGTCATAGagacaaaaaaattgttggcTTAAAGAATTTAGGGAATACATGCTTCATGAATGCTGTATTGCAAAGtttgaataacatacaggAGTTTAGCTGCTACTTCAGTCAGTTGCCCTCTTTGGAGATGAAGACCAATGGGAGGAAGGTTTACCACTCCAGAAGCTATACTCGGCAGGAGATGCATGACGTTATTATGGCTGAGGAGCTTAgaaag GTGCTGATAAATCTCAACAACGGTGGATGCGGTTCCAAAGGGGCCATATCTCCGGAATGTCTTTTCCTCGTCATCTGGAAGGTTGTGCCGAGGTTCAGGGGCTATCAGCAACAGGATGCGCACGAGTTTCTCAGATATATGCTTGACAG GTTACACACGGAGTTGCTGCAACTATTGCCTCCGGATAAGGCGGAGGGGGGGTTTGTGCCGAAAGCGCCCTCTGCCTCTATCGTTACTGCGGTATTTGGAGGGACTCTGCAAAGTGAG GTTCGGTGTCTAGCATGCGGCACGGAGAGTAAGAAGTTCGATCCGTTTCTAGATCTTTCTTTGGAACTACCGGAAGGCGGGCCGGTGTCGCTCGCCGACTGTTTGGCCAGCTTCGTACAG ATCGAAGAGCTAGCCGACACGGAGCGTTACTTTTGCAGTAGTTGTAAATGTAAGCAGAAATCAACCAAGCAGTTTTGGATCCGGAGACTCCCCAATGTGTTGTGTCTACATCTGAAGCGGTTTAGATGGAACAATTATTTTAG AACGAAAGTGGACACGACGATCACGTTCCCGCTGAGCGCGCTGGACATGTCGCGGTTCGTGCTCGCCAACGTGCCCGACACGCGCCGCTCCGGCCTCGGCAACTACCTGTACGACCTCGCCGCCGTCATCGTGCATCACGGCTCTGG CGCCGGCTCAGGCCACTACACCGCGTTCGCAATAAACGAAGACCAATGGTTCCACTTCAACGATCAAACGGTTCGCGCCACGGACTCGTCCGCGGTCGCGACGTGCAAGCCCTACATCATGTTCTACATTCGTCGCGAGTTCTCGCTCCCCACCGCTACGTGA